In Rattus norvegicus strain BN/NHsdMcwi chromosome 1, GRCr8, whole genome shotgun sequence, a genomic segment contains:
- the LOC134482835 gene encoding sperm motility kinase Y-like, protein MPTETEEELPTPTPEPSISEEGNFHSQYQVLGTIGQGGNAKVLLANHRLTRTPVAVKVLRKDKQWFQPAMMEANIMRKINHPNIVSLIQVIEKETRIYLIMEMVEGQELYQYIRESGHIEEDEAQQIFEQILSAVSYCHGKGIVHRDLKLDNIMIDKNKKVKVIDFGLSTQFQPGKMLNHHCGTYSFGSPELLLGHRYDGPKNDMWIIGVVLYCMVAGKLPFDSVIIQELQRQVVAGVYPAPCGVSKELEDLLSKLLRVNPNFRPTARKAMKHPWFKEHWNGLIGPYEELLPLTPDPAILDAMKSIGFQASVVKHSLKQRKYNEEMATYFFLQKQALQGVGCTAQAQQVSPVAGPFPSLDPAAAFRLEPKRSGSLPVLGTLRVSSSHGHVSHYGQNAHPKGGKRSTVAGRLRPLTMTPTQDHYHKCAVSVPCIQTTSIFSEKSSNNEIKEDNLLSHRAPFEDKPIPSRVRHRGFKGWTRNIANALIKLCCCMRRRKKPRLGQNRISPLIWPMLI, encoded by the coding sequence atgcctacagagactgaggaggagttaccaacccctacacccgagcccagtatctctgaggagggcaaCTTCCATTCCCAATACCAAGTACTGGGGACAATTGGGCAAGGGGGCAACGCCAAAGTCCTCCTGGCCAACCACCGGCTCACAAGAACCCCGGTGGCTGTCAAAGTTCTgcgaaaggacaagcagtggttccagccagccatgatggaagcaaacataatgagaaagatcaaccaccccaacatagtgtctctcatacaagttattgaaaaggaaacgagaatatacctcataatggagatGGTGGAAGGCCAggaactctaccagtacatcagagagtcagggcacatagaggaggatgaggcccagcaaatatttgaacagatattgtcagcagtgagctactgccatggaaaggggattgttcaccgagacctcaaactggacaatataatgattgataaaaacaaaaaggtcaaagtcatcgactttgggcttagcacccaatttcaacctggaaaaatgctaaaccaccactgcggcacgtactcctttggttcccctgaactcctccttggccatcggtatgacgggccgaagaatgatatgtggattataggagtggtcttgtactgtatggtagcgggaaagctcccatttgattcagtgatcatccaagaactgcaaagacaagtagtggcaggggtatatcctgctccctgtggggtttcaaaagaactggaggacctccttagtaaattactgagggtaaatcccaactttagaccaacagcaagaaaggcgatgaaacacccttggttcaaagaacactggaacggattgataggtccctatgaagaactgcttcccctcacaccagacccggccattttggatgcaatgaaaagcattggattccaagcctctgtagtaaaacactctttaaaacaaagaaaatataatgaggaaatggcaacttatttctttctacaaaagcaggctctccagggggttggctgcacagcccaggcacagcaagtgagtcccgtTGCAGGCCCAttccctagccttgatcctgctgctgcttttagattagaaccaaagaggagtggaagcctgccagtccttggcaccttgcgggtgtcatcctcccatggtcacgtatctcactatggccagaatgctcatccaaaaggaggcaaaagatccactgtggctggtcgtctcaggcctctaacgatgacacctacacaggaccactatcacaaatgtgccgtgagtgtcccatgcattcaaacaacaagcatcttcagtgagaagagtagcaataatgaaatcaaagaagacaacctactctcccacagagccccatttgaggataagcccatccccagcagggtccggcacagaggttttaaggggtggaccaggaatatagcaaatgccctgataaagctgtgttgctgcatgcgaaggagaaagaaacctcgcctggggcagaacagaatctcccccctgatctggccaatgctgatctga